In a single window of the Anguilla rostrata isolate EN2019 chromosome 6, ASM1855537v3, whole genome shotgun sequence genome:
- the LOC135258130 gene encoding LOW QUALITY PROTEIN: microtubule-associated protein 1S-like (The sequence of the model RefSeq protein was modified relative to this genomic sequence to represent the inferred CDS: deleted 1 base in 1 codon): MEAPQSSAPSPPSPFDLLEPPGVAGFLRLSRPCCYVFPGGRGDSAFFAVDGFTVLVDGGSEPRPCFWKLARRLDRVDALLLTQAGGASLAGVASLLRRKVAELELEEERVGPGGGATADHAHDQRLVSPEIGVVFLNAPQGSPQTWHGGLEEGAGDLAVILRCLERLNMAAEPLSRAPGPHAQPITLFHKFGVGRLELYVLSPARGGREPDGAWRVWPGGAPGGVDSSRGPSDAPPSCLTSICALLVWRPADTHERVVRVLFPGRAPQTRILEGLEKLKHLDFLRSPARPQRSEGGPKREPGPRPGGKRCRLASAPPAEREGDGKKRDPPQKNGRAKAAADMGAKGNREGGSGVKTGGRARGADPKTPRSPNQAGTQEQNTAQKDPSTAKLQKDLKWEVKREVRAEENRQTGVPGRGVRRAPSGPTLQGRTERGRKDGVILRREAGNRGMKWKRSSKESGASDGAGIEQRSNEQRSNEQQSNEQQSNEHQSDKEQSNEHQSNEEQSNEEQSNEQQSNEEQSNEHQSNEEQSNEQHSNEQQSNEQQSKEQQSNEQQSDEQHSKKQQSNEHQSNEQQDGAGAEQEDLGKSSESPVFRTPRGVATFDLTPTEYRLLDGAYTEGSLRVGPEFSRPVGFPRGSLATNPGPSPQEKRSSFLLLSPLRDLFSETCTYSAPHPTPSLPAELGSPQSTEVDESLSVSLEQGPPPFCPSPNGHAPSHTANHTPNPRQELSLPLRVSQTARPLPLAATPYTVDLCLVSPCEYKHFQVPQSQNASLPSGPYPHDHDHSDSAPGELANPHTEPGPDTPPGTEDCPSSVAAADGLDSDEDFPSCSPPASCSAPLGLFPGDPPPAPVRDMPPVPPPPGACMVDAKTQPRSTRSTAALAPPGRTPLRTRPGGDTPSAHPSHRVPTSRPGAAGSAGSKAGAVGGAWICVDMAYVPSGPASSAVDAEFFRRVRSSYYVISGAEPGEGAEPGQGAGPREGAEPGQGAVLRSILDALLEGKARWPGRPQVTIIPTFNSPVIQEWYRETRERQEGLDITVLGCNSTVAMQDEVFPACKLEF; encoded by the exons ATGGAGGCACcccagagctccgccccctcgcccccctccccctttgacCTCCTGGAGCCGCCGGGAGTGGCTGGCTTCCTCAGGCTGTCCCGCCCCTGCTGCTATGTGTtccctggggggcggggcgactCCGCCTTCTTCGCGGTGGACGGGTTCACCGTGCTGGTGGACGGGGGGtcggagccccgcccctgctTCTGGAAGCTGGCGCGGCGCCTGGACCGCGTCGACGCCCTGCTGCTCACCCAGGCGGGCGGGGCCAGTCTGGCGGGCGTGGCCAGCCTGCTGCGCCGAAAGGTggcggagctggagctggaggaggagagggtggggcccgggggcggggccacagcaGACCACGCCCACGACCAGCGCTTGGTCTCCCCTGAGATTGGCGTGGTCTTCCTCAACGCCCCCCAAGGGAGCCCGCAGACCTGGCACGGCGGGTTGGAGGAGGGGGCCGGCGACCTGGCAGTGATCCTGCGCTGCCTGGAGAGGCTGAACATGGCGGCAGAGCCCCTCAGCCGCGCCCCCGGCCCCCACGCCCAGCCAATCACGCTCTTCCACAAGTTCGGCGTGGGCCGGCTGGAGCTGTACGTGCTGAGCCCAGCGAGGGGCGGCCGGGAGCCGGACGGGGCGTGGCGGGTCTGGCCCGGGGGGGCGCCCGGGGGGGTCGACTCCTCCAGGGGCCCGTCGGACGCCCCCCCGTCCTGCCTGACGTCCATCTGCGCCCTGCTGGTGTGGCGTCCCGCCGACACACACGAGCGGGTCGTCCGGGTCCTGTTCCCCGGCCGCGCCCCGCAGACCCGGATCCTGGAGGGGCTGGAGAAGCTGAAGCACCTGGACTTCCTccgcagccccgcccgcccgcagcGTTCCGAGGGGGGGCCCAAACGGGAGCCGGGGCCCAGGCCGGGAGGGAAGCGGTGCAGGCTGGCCAGCGCCCCcccggcagagagagagggagacgggaaaaagagagacccccctcaaaaaaatgGCCGGGCCAAAGCTGCAGCAGATATGGGTGCCAAGGGCaacagagaaggagggagtgGAGTCAAGACcgggggcagggccaggggaGCCGACCCCAAAACGCCCAGGTCCCCAAACCAGGCTGGGACACAGGAGCAGAATACCGCGCAGAAGGACCCCTCCACTGCCAAACTGCAGAAAGACTTAAAATGGGAGGTGAAGCGGGAGGTGCGGGCGGAGGAGAACAGACAGACCGGGGTCCCAGGACGGGGGGTCAGGAGGGCCCCCTCAGGACCCACTCTCCAGGGGAGGactgagagggggagaaaggatGGGGTGATCCTTAGGAGAGAGGCGGGGAACAGGGGGATGAAATGGAAGAGAAGCTCCAAGGAGTCCGGTGCCTCTGATGGAGCTGGAATCGAGCAGCGGTCAAATGAGCAGCGGTCAAATGAGCAGCAGTCAAACGAGCAGCAATCAAACGAGCATCAGTCAGACAAGGAGCAATCAAACGAGCATCAGTCAAACGAGGAGCAGTCAAACGAGGAGCAGTCAAACGAGCAGCAGTCAAACGAGGAGCAATCAAACGAGCATCAGTCAAACGAGGAGCAGTCAAACGAGCAGCACTCAAATGAGCAGCAGTCAAACGAGCAGCAGTCAAAAGAGCAGCAGTCAAACGAGCAGCAATCAGACGAGCAGCATTCAAAGAAGCAGCAGTCAAACGAGCATCAGTCAAACGAGCAGCAGgatggagcaggagcagaacaGGAGGATTTGGGGAAGTCCTCAGAGTCTCCGGTCTTCAGGACCCCCAGGGGGGttgcgacctttgacctcaccCCCACTGAGTACAGGCTGTTGGACGGGGCCTATACGGAGGGGTCCCTGAGGGTGGGGCCAGAATTCAGCCGTCCTGTGGGGTTCCCCAGAGGTAGCCTAGCAACTaaccctggcccctccccccaggagaAACGCTCCAGCTTCCTGTTGCTCAGTCCACTCCGGGACCTGTTCTCCGAAACCTGTACCtactctgccccccacccc accccttccctgcCCGCTGAGCTGGGCTCCCCACAGTCCACTGAGGTAGACGagtccctgtctgtctctctggagCAGGGCCCCCCGCCCTTCTGCCCATCTCCCAACGGACACGCCCCCAGCCACACCGCaaaccacacccccaaccccaggCAGGAGCTGTCCCTGCCCTTGAGGGTATCCCAAAccgccaggcccctccccctcgcggCCACGCCCTACACCGTGGACCTGTGCCTGGTCTCCCCTTGTGAGTACAAGCATTTCCAAGTCCCacagtcccagaatgcatcactGCCGTCTGGCCCCTACCCACACGACCACGACCACAGCGACTCCGCCCCCGGAGAGCTGGCCAATCCCCACACAGAGCCCGGCCCGGACACGCCCCCAGGGACTGAGGACTGCCCCTCCTCCGTCGCGGCCGCCGACGGGCTGGACTCCGACGAGGACTTCCCGTCCTGCagcccccccgcctcctgctccgcccccctggGGCTGTTTCCCGGCgaccctccccctgcccccgtgAGGGATAtgccccctgtgccccccccaccaggggCCTGCATGGTGGACGCCAAAACCCAGCCCAGGAGCACCCGCAGCACCGCCGCACTCGCCCCCCCGGGCCGGACCCCCCTCAGAACCAGGCCGGGGGGGGACACGCCCTCCGCCCACCCCAGCCACAGAGTGCCCACCTCCAGgcctggagcagcag GCTCTGCGGGGAGCAAGGCGGgagctgtgggcggggcctggatATGCGTGGACATGGCGTACGTCCcctcaggccccgcctcctccgcgGTGGACGCCGAGTTCTTCCGCCGCGTGCGCTCCTCCTATTACGTCATCAGTGGGGCGGAGCctggagagggggcggagcctggacAGGGGGCAGGGCcgagagagggggcggagcctggacAGGGGGCGGTCCTGAGGTCCATCCTTGATGCCCTGCTGGAGGGGAAGGCTCGCTGGCCCGGCAGGCCACag gtGACCATAATCCCCACTTTCAACTCACCTGTGATCCAGGAGTGGTACCGGGAAACGCGAGAGCGACAGGAGGGACTGGACATCACGGTTTTGGGCTGCAACAGCACAGTCGCCATGCAGGACGAGGTCTTCCCCGCCTGCAAGCTGgagttctga